From the Amblyraja radiata isolate CabotCenter1 chromosome 26, sAmbRad1.1.pri, whole genome shotgun sequence genome, one window contains:
- the cacng5 gene encoding voltage-dependent calcium channel gamma-5 subunit codes for MLCGMTSCGRKALTLLSSVFAVCGLGLLGVAVSTDYWLYLEEGAFSPLNMTTEVKMSLHSGLWRVCFLAGKERGHCFTIEYVMPMNIQLTSESTISILKMIRSSTPFPLVSLFFMFIGFVLNNIGHIRPHRTILAFVSGIFFILSGLSLVVGLVLYISNINDEILNRTPDSESYFHYKYGWSFAFSAISFLLTESAGVMSVYLFMKRYTAEEIYRPRQSFYRPRLSNCSDYSGQFLHPEAWPRGRSPSDISSEASLQMNASYPALLKCPDYDQMSSSPC; via the exons ATGTTGTGTGGAATGACGTCGTGTGGCAGGAAAGCTCTGACTCTTCTGAGCAGCGTGTTTGCTGTGTGCGGCTTAGGTCTGCTCGGAGTAGCGGTTAGCACGGACTACTGGTTATATCTGGAGGAAGGGGCCTTTTCCCCCCTAAACATGACGACAGAAGTCAAGATGTCTCTGCACTCTGGCCTGTGGAGAGTCTGTTTCTTGGCAG GAAAGGAGCGTGGGCATTGCTTTACCATCGAGTACGTGATGCCGATGAATATACAGCTGACCTCGGAGTCTACCATCAGTATTTTAA aaatGATCCGATCATCCACCCCTTTCCCACTGGTCAGCCTGTTTTTCATGTTCATTGGCTTTGTGCTGAATAACATTGGACACATCAGACCTCACAGGACCATCTTGGCATTTGTGTCGGGGATCTTCTTTATACTTTCAG GATTGTCGCTGGTTGTCGGGCTGGTGCTCTACATATCCAACATCAACGATGAGATTTTGAACAGAACTCCAGACTCAGAAAGCTATTTCCACTACAAGTATGGATGGTCCTTTGCCTTTTCAGCGATATCCTTCCTCCTGACTGAG agtgctggagtaatgtccGTCTACCTTTTTATGAAGCGATACACTGCCGAAGAGATCTACAGACCTCGCCAAAGCTTCTACAGACCAAGGTTGAGCAACTGCTCTGACTACTCCGGCCAATTCCTCCACCCAGAAGCCTGGCCTCGTGGGCGCAGTCCCTCTGATATTTCCAGTGAAGCTTCCCTCCAGATGAATGCCAGCTACCCGGCCCTTCTCAAATGCCCAGATTATGACCAGATGTCCTCCTCGCCCTGCTGA